A genomic window from Anthocerotibacter panamensis C109 includes:
- a CDS encoding R3H domain-containing nucleic acid-binding protein — translation MGNSTALFHDDESLLANRTRVTDDLSLLLELLPERVHAALTEKPDLGDLLEVVLDLGRLPEARFSQGAEYLGDEVITAEDLDYAVGKVGEFSGDNRAGIERTLHRISAIRNRHNKIIGLTCRVGRAIYGTIAMIRDLVEAGQSILMLGRPGVGKTTALREIARVLADDLSKRVVIIDTSNEIAGDGDIPHPAIGRARRMQVARPELQHQVMIEAVENHMPEVIVIDEIGTELEAIAARTIAERGVMLVGTAHGNQLVNLIKNPTLSDLIGGIQSVTLGDEEARRRGSQKSVLERKAPPTFQVAIEMQERYRWVVHEDVAAGVDLILRDRQPTPQVRTVSDSGKVIITREFPDSDWKPTVLSPRRQLSIPPVPSMNARFRKEDKGFMKEDNSFMEQVMAEPMSAADFTLTGDGTTLNIYPYGVSRNDLEQIIRHYSFPVHLTKDIDDADVVLALRTHLRDKAKICAVAQNRQIPIHTVKTNSVPYITRALRRLLQIDEPAGGENLDLNMLLNGDSEDELEALEEARLAVEQIVIPKGQTVELLPRSPNIRRMQHELIEHYQLRSKSFGDEPNRRLRIYPERA, via the coding sequence ATGGGGAACTCAACAGCCCTGTTCCATGATGACGAATCGTTGCTGGCGAATCGGACTCGGGTCACAGACGACCTGAGCTTACTCCTTGAACTACTCCCTGAGCGGGTTCATGCGGCTCTGACGGAGAAACCGGACCTCGGCGATCTGCTGGAAGTGGTTCTGGACTTGGGGCGTCTGCCAGAAGCCCGCTTTAGCCAGGGGGCGGAATATCTGGGAGACGAAGTCATAACCGCTGAGGACCTTGACTACGCCGTGGGCAAAGTAGGCGAATTCTCCGGGGATAACCGGGCGGGCATCGAGCGCACCTTGCACCGCATCAGCGCCATCCGCAACCGCCACAACAAGATCATCGGGCTCACCTGCCGCGTGGGTCGGGCTATCTATGGCACGATTGCGATGATCCGCGATCTGGTAGAGGCGGGCCAATCGATTTTGATGTTGGGTCGTCCTGGCGTAGGTAAAACTACCGCTCTAAGGGAAATCGCTCGCGTCCTAGCGGATGATCTGAGCAAGCGGGTTGTCATCATCGACACCTCCAATGAGATTGCCGGGGATGGCGATATTCCTCACCCGGCGATTGGTCGCGCCCGCCGGATGCAGGTTGCCCGTCCCGAACTACAACATCAAGTGATGATCGAAGCGGTCGAGAACCACATGCCTGAGGTCATCGTCATTGATGAAATCGGCACGGAACTAGAGGCTATAGCCGCCCGGACGATTGCAGAACGGGGGGTCATGCTGGTGGGGACCGCACACGGCAACCAACTCGTCAACCTGATTAAGAACCCGACCCTTTCTGACCTGATTGGGGGGATCCAATCGGTGACCCTAGGCGATGAAGAAGCCCGCCGTCGCGGCAGCCAGAAATCAGTGCTGGAGCGCAAAGCGCCACCTACGTTCCAGGTAGCGATTGAGATGCAGGAGCGCTACCGTTGGGTGGTCCACGAAGATGTAGCCGCCGGAGTAGACCTGATCCTGCGCGACCGTCAACCCACGCCTCAGGTACGGACCGTGAGTGACTCGGGTAAAGTCATCATCACCCGCGAATTCCCGGATAGTGACTGGAAACCCACGGTCCTCTCTCCGCGTCGCCAACTATCTATCCCCCCCGTCCCATCGATGAATGCTCGCTTTCGCAAAGAGGACAAGGGCTTCATGAAGGAAGACAACAGCTTCATGGAGCAGGTCATGGCGGAACCGATGAGTGCAGCGGATTTTACCCTGACGGGCGACGGCACCACCCTCAACATCTATCCGTATGGAGTTTCGCGCAACGACCTAGAACAAATCATTCGCCACTACAGTTTCCCAGTACATCTCACGAAAGACATTGATGACGCCGATGTAGTTCTAGCCCTCAGGACACACCTCAGGGACAAAGCCAAGATCTGCGCGGTGGCCCAAAATCGTCAGATCCCGATCCACACGGTCAAGACTAACTCGGTCCCCTACATCACCCGCGCCCTACGCCGCCTGCTCCAAATTGATGAACCGGCTGGCGGCGAGAACCTAGACCTCAATATGCTGCTCAATGGCGATTCTGAAGATGAACTGGAAGCCTTGGAGGAAGCCCGTCTCGCCGTCGAACAGATCGTTATCCCCAAAGGCCAAACGGTGGAACTCCTCCCTCGCTCCCCCAACATCCGCCGGATGCAACACGAACTCATTGAGCACTATCAATTGCGCTCCAAGAGTTTTGGGGATGAACCCAATCGCCGCTTGCGGATCTATCCTGAGCGAGCATAG
- a CDS encoding ADP-ribosyltransferase: protein MVFSRDPKPSSSSHIPQPPEISPFAPPPVQVQPVEDEPPMPVYRSIIDDFLTNNPFKPVPGEPVSGQRRLSPIRIPPVSAEVQREELPEEETLQMQPLVQRQDASSLLNVAAMNSTQKLEAALKRTLPLLPTEVRAKVQALLSPEALATMVAVAAVWAASHAVGVGEVIDLVLLGLGVLALGTEVVGVVQDVGGFVTGSLDAKSTVDLDRAAEHLARAIATVGVDTVIALLTRGLGKKAKATRSTNLTRYRSTPKVRSEFRERFINQEPHFQKSEAYISQLKAVFPELKDIPNEDLIGVRGYTSNDYTKLNTALRSKDPKQLAELDSYFKTASSGINHLPPYKGEVYRGTNLSPEIAARYKVGKIVTEDAFTSATIDRGSKFGGNTEFVIQSVNGRDISFLSEIPSEKEVLFAPGTRFKVLSVDIEPMAGHRTIYLLENP, encoded by the coding sequence ATGGTTTTTAGCCGAGACCCCAAGCCCTCCTCCTCCTCACACATTCCGCAGCCCCCGGAAATATCCCCTTTTGCCCCGCCGCCGGTCCAGGTGCAGCCCGTGGAAGATGAGCCACCCATGCCCGTCTACCGCTCAATAATCGATGATTTCCTCACCAATAACCCTTTTAAGCCAGTACCCGGTGAGCCCGTGTCCGGTCAGCGTAGACTATCCCCCATCCGAATTCCACCTGTCAGTGCGGAAGTCCAACGGGAGGAGTTGCCTGAGGAGGAAACCCTCCAGATGCAGCCTCTCGTCCAGCGGCAGGATGCGTCGTCCCTGCTTAATGTTGCTGCGATGAACTCCACCCAAAAACTAGAGGCAGCTCTCAAGCGAACCCTGCCGCTTTTACCCACAGAGGTCCGCGCTAAAGTCCAAGCCTTGCTCTCCCCTGAAGCTCTGGCGACTATGGTGGCGGTAGCAGCGGTCTGGGCTGCCTCTCATGCCGTGGGGGTCGGGGAGGTGATTGACCTCGTGCTGTTGGGATTGGGGGTGTTGGCGCTGGGCACTGAGGTTGTCGGGGTGGTGCAGGATGTCGGAGGCTTTGTCACGGGTAGCCTGGATGCGAAGTCCACAGTAGACCTGGACCGGGCGGCGGAACATCTAGCGCGGGCGATTGCCACGGTGGGAGTAGATACAGTCATTGCACTCTTGACCCGTGGGCTGGGGAAGAAAGCCAAAGCTACCCGCTCTACCAACCTGACCCGTTACCGCAGCACCCCCAAAGTTCGCAGTGAGTTCAGAGAACGATTCATCAATCAAGAGCCCCACTTCCAAAAGTCCGAAGCCTATATCAGCCAACTCAAGGCAGTGTTTCCTGAACTCAAAGACATTCCCAATGAAGACCTCATCGGTGTACGCGGCTATACCTCCAACGACTACACCAAGCTCAATACAGCGCTGCGCAGTAAAGACCCAAAACAACTAGCTGAACTGGACAGCTACTTCAAAACTGCTTCCTCAGGTATAAACCACCTGCCCCCCTATAAAGGAGAGGTTTATCGTGGGACGAACCTCTCGCCCGAAATTGCCGCTCGTTACAAAGTTGGTAAGATTGTCACGGAGGATGCTTTCACAAGTGCCACGATTGACCGAGGATCAAAGTTCGGAGGGAATACTGAGTTCGTAATACAGTCGGTTAATGGGCGCGATATATCTTTTCTCTCGGAAATCCCCAGTGAGAAAGAAGTTCTTTTTGCTCCTGGTACCCGCTTCAAAGTTCTGTCTGTAGATATCGAACCCATGGCAGGCCACCGTACCATTTATCTGTTGGAGAATCCCTAA
- a CDS encoding tetratricopeptide repeat protein, with product MPVRSLPPDECSALGRWVSDWLERQEQNLNSLANRVGKQPTIFKYALKKGIIPEKRTIAALSQAMGVPKSILWRLVLQEVIEECEREETEVEIVQAPAQPRPPRRGGISGQRRSALAAEHVRKAQALMTLREYQRAVDELIKAVELTNQDTQKVSPEAVSENLLDLALCRHGMAGQGVEYLSEADTYYQQTLVIAEEHGLTEYAARVLIGQGHTALHRGALEQANDFYIRAEQMLEVYVERFPGMMRSIFEGQGLIAYTLEDWPKATALYHKADIIDSQIHDKKALYLNMGYALTRSGQHDEAEETLIKVLDYAISFKDKNIEAMALFRLGYNEELRDMLSRAFEYYNRASEIDNKAPEAILGLLRIQKAMGGSSMDNLLARHGYQLLCSTASSPVYDLKEEWITCLEFLGKSALQGVNIWITRQIKCFPANATYWSTPKRQEFLSLLNHLAEEAKYPYSAD from the coding sequence ATGCCTGTACGTTCCCTCCCCCCTGACGAATGTTCTGCTTTAGGTCGCTGGGTCTCCGACTGGCTAGAGCGTCAGGAGCAAAATCTCAATTCTCTGGCAAATCGAGTGGGCAAGCAGCCCACCATTTTTAAGTACGCGCTCAAGAAGGGGATTATTCCCGAAAAGAGAACTATCGCTGCACTCTCGCAGGCGATGGGTGTTCCGAAATCTATTTTGTGGCGATTGGTACTTCAGGAAGTCATTGAGGAATGTGAACGTGAAGAGACTGAAGTAGAGATCGTGCAGGCTCCGGCTCAACCCCGACCTCCGCGTCGGGGTGGGATTTCAGGACAGCGAAGATCTGCCCTTGCCGCAGAGCATGTTAGAAAAGCTCAGGCATTGATGACGCTGCGGGAGTATCAAAGAGCTGTTGACGAACTTATCAAAGCGGTTGAGCTAACAAATCAAGATACTCAAAAAGTTAGCCCGGAAGCTGTTTCAGAAAACTTATTAGATCTTGCTCTTTGCCGTCATGGGATGGCTGGGCAAGGAGTTGAGTACTTGAGTGAAGCAGATACCTATTATCAACAGACACTAGTGATAGCTGAAGAGCATGGACTGACAGAATATGCGGCGCGGGTGTTGATAGGACAGGGGCATACTGCACTCCATCGCGGAGCCCTAGAGCAAGCGAATGACTTTTATATTCGTGCTGAGCAAATGCTAGAAGTATATGTTGAACGATTCCCCGGTATGATGCGCTCTATTTTTGAAGGACAAGGACTCATTGCTTATACTTTGGAGGATTGGCCTAAAGCTACTGCGCTTTATCATAAAGCTGATATTATTGACTCGCAAATACATGATAAAAAGGCACTCTACCTCAATATGGGCTATGCACTTACCCGGAGCGGACAGCATGATGAAGCAGAGGAAACCCTCATTAAAGTTCTTGATTATGCTATTAGCTTTAAGGATAAAAATATAGAAGCAATGGCACTTTTTAGACTGGGCTATAATGAGGAGCTTAGAGACATGTTATCCAGAGCTTTTGAATACTACAATAGAGCATCGGAGATTGATAATAAAGCTCCAGAGGCCATTCTGGGATTGTTGCGTATTCAAAAGGCTATGGGTGGCTCGTCAATGGATAATCTCCTGGCTCGGCATGGCTATCAACTCCTCTGCTCCACTGCGTCATCTCCAGTGTACGACCTTAAAGAAGAGTGGATTACATGCCTTGAATTCCTTGGAAAAAGCGCCCTACAGGGTGTGAATATATGGATCACTCGCCAGATAAAGTGCTTTCCCGCTAACGCAACGTACTGGAGTACACCTAAAAGGCAGGAATTTCTGAGTCTGCTTAATCACCTGGCGGAGGAGGCAAAATACCCTTATTCGGCTGATTAG